Genomic window (Daucus carota subsp. sativus chromosome 5, DH1 v3.0, whole genome shotgun sequence):
aagaTGGCTATCAATAACTATATGCCATTGAAATTTCTGTTTTCCGGTTGCAGGGAAGATGCAATTGTGGAAACTCCAGCTCCAGCAGCAGCACCAGCTCTAGGCGAGCCCATGGATATCATGACAGCCTTGCAACTTGTGTTGAAAAAATCACTTGCACATTCTGGACTAGCCCGTGGGCTACATGAAGGCGCAAAAGTGATTGAGAAGCATGCTGCTCAGCTTTGTGTGCTTGCTGAGGATTGTAACCAGCCTGATTATGTGAAATTAGTGAAAGCACTTTGTGCTGATCACAATGTCAGTTTGATTTCAGTTCCAAGTGCAAAAACTCTTGGAGAGTGGGCTGGTGTAAGTACTTGACACCTTTCTATATAAGCACctctattttttaaataatatagtaATGGTAAAAAATTTCTGCTATCCACtcactttttttgtttttcaaattttttaactgATAAGATGATTATAACTAAAATTTGGTTCGATATGTTCATACTTGTTATCTGTTGCAAAATGGTCTTAATAATGATCCGTGCAATATGTCTGCATACAGTTGT
Coding sequences:
- the LOC108220567 gene encoding small ribosomal subunit protein eS12 → MSGEDAIVETPAPAAAPALGEPMDIMTALQLVLKKSLAHSGLARGLHEGAKVIEKHAAQLCVLAEDCNQPDYVKLVKALCADHNVSLISVPSAKTLGEWAGLCKIDSEGNARKVVGCSCVVVKDYGEESEGLNTVQAHVKAN